ATAACCTGGACCCATATACTCAAACGCACATTTCCATAAGAATGCCCTACATATGGAGGTTACCTTTTGAAGTATTCTCTTAGGCAATATCATAATCTGAGACCAATAGGAATGGATTGTTATCAAAACTGAGTTAATCAAGGTAACTCTACCTATAAAGGATAAGTTCCTAGAACTCCAAGTTTTTATTCTAAGTACCATTTTATCCAATAAAAGCTCACACTCAGCAGCTAAGAGTTTCTTAGAGTTTATAGGAATACCAAGATACCTGAAAGGCAGCTTACTATGAGCAAATCCTGAAACAGCCAAAACCCTTTGAACTTCCCTGGAATCCATGCCATTACAGTATATGGCCGATTTTGCTTCATTTGGATGCAATCCTGATGATTGAGAAAACAACTTGAGGCCTTGCAGTAACAGATAAATTGATTTGAAATCTCCATGACAAAATAACAGTACATCATCAGCAAAACAAAGGTGGTTTAATTCAAATGTTGCACATCTGTCATGATAACGAAAATCTGGTTTCTGGCCTATTTTCCTCATAATACCTGTAAGATATTCCATGCCCAAAACAAATAACAGGGGGGACATGGGATCTCCTTGCCTAAGGCCCCTCTTAGCTGTAAAATATTCATGTATTGCACCATTCAGCATAATAGAGTACCTAGGATTGCGTAAACAAATCATGATATGTTGAATAAACTTTTCCGAAAATCTAAATGCTCTCAACATCTCCTCAAGGAAATCCCATTCTACCGTATCATAAGCTTTCCTCAGATCTAATTTTATCATACAACTAGGCTTTGAACTCTTCCTACCATAATGTCTTACCAAATCTTGGCATACCATTATATTATGGCCAATGTACCTCCCTTTTATGAAACCACCATGATTTTCAGCTATCAGATAAGGTAAAATACTCCTCAACTGGGAACAAATCAGCTTAGTGGCCACTTTGTAAACAACATTACAACAAGCAATAGGACGAAAGTCACCTATGTCAGTTGGGCATTTGATTTTCGAAATCAAGATCAAGCTTGTTGTATTCAGCTCCTTTAGAAGATTCCCAGTGTGAAGAAAATCTAGAACAGCTGAACAAACATCATTTCCAACCAGCTCCCAGTTATCTTGAAAAAAGCAACTTGGATATCCATCCGGTCCAGGGGCCTTAACACTCGGAATGCCTAAGATAGCTTTTTTGACTGCATCATTTGTATGAGCTGACAATAAAAAACTAGCCTTCTCTTCAGATAAAACAGTTCCAACTTCTACAATATTGAGTTGTACCTTCCTTCTGTTTTCCATCTGAGTTCCCAACAACTCCTAATAGTAATTTAGAAAGGCTCCAGTTACTGCTTCAGGATTATCCACCAAATTACCAGCCATATCTTGAATGGAATAAATTATATTTCTTATTCTCCTTGCTCGAATGCTTGAGTGAAATTTATGTGTATTCTCATCTCCTTCTTTAATCCAATCCAGTTTTGATTTGTGAAACAAAAAGGAGATAAAACTCTTGTGAACTGCAATGTATTTCTTCCTTGGTGCTATTTCTTGTTCTATCAATTGTTCATTCAAAGGATTCTTATTTAGACAATCTTGTTTGCTTTTCATATCCTGATAAGCTATATTATCAGCAGCTTGTATGTTGTTGAAGCCTTGCTTGTTAATATCCTTTAGAACTCCTTTAAGACGTTTCAGTTTCTATACTAGTACATACATTTCCGTACCACGACAAGGTAGTTCCCAAGTTGCTTGTACTTTTGTCTTAAATTCTGGCGCCTGTTTCCACATTCTAAAGTATTTGAAAGGAATTTCCCCCCCACTGAGTTTTGGATATACTAAAAGGATGGCTGGAGAGTGGACAAAAGTACCTTTAGATCAAAATACAACTTCCGCTAATTCATATTGAGAAATCCACTATTGGTTTGCCATAACCCGATCAATCTTCGAATAAATCCTGCTTTCTTTATCTTATTTATTATTCCATGTGAAAAAGCATCCCAAATATTTCACATCTTCTAAGTGACATTCTTGCACACAATCTTTGAAGAACCATGATTGCTTATGTCCACCTGCCAGAAATTTCAAGTCTCGCCATAAAATCTCACGGCCATTTACATCATTGAAAGCATAGACAAAAGTAACTAAGAACTTTTCTTGCCCATTATTCGATCCAACTTCCAAATGCATCAATTAACTCGTACAAAATCTGATATCAACCTGAAACATAGATGGATTCCAACTGATTATTATTCTGCCACCCTTATGCCATGCATTATTAGATGAAAAACACCACCTTGAGAACATTATGATATAAACTTCTCCTAACTTCTGGGTTTTCACCCTTGTTTCCAAGAGCCCAACCAATCCTATCTTCTTATTAGAGATTAAATGCTTAATGGCCGCCAGATCTCTTTGTTGCACCTCAGTTAGGTGTTccctgttaattaattaacaatgtcaatattattaattaaggagtagattgaacaaagaatacaataaatattaattttgtacTCACTTTAAATACACTTCAGTTTCTGGAGAATTATccaatatgaaccactcagctttaTTCCGAGTATTTTCATCGAGGGGCATGGGAATTCCCTTACTAagaggacgacattgagattcaaaCACTATGAGGTGTCGATTCACATACGGTGCATCTTCATTACGATCAGGctgattaaattttgtttccacacctttgaaatacattgaacaaaatgtcaaagcctcatctgcaacatatccttctgctatagATCCTTTaggacgagctttattcctgacatagttttttaatttttttcatgtatctttcaaaaggatacatccacctcataaatacaggTCCTCCCAATATTGCTTCATCAGGCAAGTGCAAAACCAGATGGATCATTATGTCAAAGAATGTGGGAGGGAAAATAAACTCCATCTTGCATAAAATAATAATcaagtcatccttagctttctccatatcagaaacgttcagtgtcctagagcacaattgtttgaagaaattacacaattcagtgatggtagtggatatagattctggtaaaaacttgcgaacacctactgcaagtaatcgttgcattatcacatgacaatcatgggacttcaacccaacaatgtttgagtCATTGTTTGTGACTTTTCTTTAGATTAGAAAAAAAACCATCGGGCAACTTCACTCCtttcaaaaattgacaaaaatctcGCCTCTGTTCAAAAGTGAACATGTATGGAGCATGCGGTTTCATTAACCTTTTATTGGCATCCTCGTAAATCCACAACGATTTCCTAACCCCCATATTCTTTAAATCATGTCTTgcgttagtggtgtccttagatttatcattatctAAAAATGTCCCAAGGAGACTGtcgcacacattcttctcaacatgcatcacatctaggttGTGTTTTAACTGATTTGAACTCCAGTAATCAAGTTCAcagaaaatactttttttcctccaattattTTCCTCTACACCTTGCTTGCGcttcaaccccccccccccccccccaaatctgTCTTGTTTACCAGACACTTGAAGCggtaaagcattgacttgatcTAAAACTTGTTGACAAGTAAACTGTTGTGGAGGATTTCTTTTCTCAACTTTGCCATCAAATTCTGTGTCCCTTCTATACTTATGATTACTCCTTAAGAATCGCCTATGACTGACATACGATTTCTTACCAATCACTCGAATGGAAGTGGTGTCTTCATTGCACGTTGGACATGCTTTATACCCTTGCCCGCTCTAACCAGACAAGCTACTACGAGCAGGGAAATCGTTAATTGTCCACAGAAGGGCTGCACGCATCTTGAAATTTTTATTCCTTGTGCCATCTCTTGTGTCGACCCCGTTAATCCAAAATTGttttaactcatccaccaagggtcttagaaatacatccataTCTTTACtcggtgattttggcccaggaataagcagAGTTAGCATAAAATACTCCTCCTTCATGCATAGCCAAGGGGGGAGATTGTAGTTCATCAAAATCACAGGCCACATGATGTATGATAAGCTCATGTTGCCAAAAGGATTAAACCCATCAGCAGCCAAGCCTAGACGAACATTTCTAGGATCTTTTGCAAAATCAGGATGGGTGACGTCAAAGTCTTTCCATGCAGACCCGTCAACCGGATGACACATCACCCCATCTTTTATTGATCTCCCAGTATGATGCCATAACATGTCATTAGCTGTATGTCTTGAACTGTACATTCACTTTAATCTGGgagtcaacggaaagtaacgcatcaccttttgtggaacctttttccccttcttcttttcattgacaCATCGGCTACTCCTACACACATGACATGAATCTTTGCttgcatgctcattataaaataaggaacaatcatatttacacacatggattgattgatatcccaaccctaacttactcaacttctttttcgcctcgtactgtgttgggggaattttattatctttcggaaatgcaaattttagtaacttcaacaattcatcgaaAGAGTTATTTGGCCACTTCCCCctaactttcaaatgcatcaaCTTCGCCAAAAATTTTAaggatgatatccaatcacaacccggatacaactcagcttcaatctcgtcgaacaactcgtcataatactcTCCCATTCGACTGCCAGACACACCATTTGCTTCCTCTGTATTTGTCGGTAAGAGGAAATCATCAACGACGTCAACCATCTCGTCTACATCTTCATTCTCCTCAAATACCTCATTGGCGACACTAGCTTCCACCTCACCGTGGTAAACCCACTTTTGATAATTCTGTTGAAAACCCTTGTCAAAGACATGAGCCTCCACTGTATCTATATTTTGTAGTTTAACATTCAAGCACCTCACACACGGGCATAAAATTCTCCCGTCGCAGTCTACGTgttcttttgccattctcaagaaggcttggagaccgttccaataagcatcacagttacgattccttaatgtcatccaactcttatcgatcggcatctacgatacaagaataaacaataattaaaaattattgactatgtgtgtgtgtgccttaatccaccttttcactccacttctataagggtaaagaacttatcccattcagatttgtagtatacatataatttaatctacactcTTAAAATTGTTTCGTTTATGTAAAAATTTCGGCAACACCTCCCTTTAGTTCTCATAAGTGGGCAGACTAAAATTAAGTTTGCCCACTTAcgagaacaaataaggagacacatattgaaatctctattagcgaaacaataaaatgagtactagattaaattataggtacacaacaaatccaaactatccatGCGGACACATACCGTCCTGGATAATTCGGAGAAGCGTATTTAAGAGTTCTTACTAACTCAGCTTCACCGAACAGGTCTAAGGCTTTTCGTGattgaaaataattaagaaaacattatcactaagtgataatataTAAAACTTCTATCCAATCTTTGGTtatcaaattttatcaccaaagaaaagcaacaaaaaaagaaatatttgttaACACTAgatgttttatgatgtcttataaaatcttatgatattaaattataattttgtaatttattttgaaattatatatctaattatttaatttatttttaaattactaaatttgttaatattaaataaaattataatttttaattcatttatctaaatttttaatttaatttttttaattcatttatctaaatttttaatttatttttaaattactaaattttttaatattaaatatctaattttttaatttattttaaattacaaattttcttgaattaaattataatatttttaatttattttgaaattacttatttaattttttatttatttttaaattacaaaatttgctaatattaaattaaattataattttttaatttattatgaaattatttatctaatttttaaatttatttttaaaatactaatttattttgttaattctaaTTATTCaatcaatttattttaaaattattaatttgttaatatgaaataaaattataatttttttaattcatttatctaaaatttgaatttattttcaaattactaaatttgttaatattaaattaaattataatttttaatttatttttaaattatttatgtaattttttaattttttttaattacaaaatttcttgaattaaattatattttttaaatttatttttaatttatttatctaattttttaatttatttataaattactgaatttattattattaaattaaattataattttttactttattttgaAATTGCTTatttaacttttttatttatttttaaattacaaaattttctaatattaaattaaattataatttattatttatctaatttttaaatttatttttaaattactaatttattttgttaattctaaTTATTCAatcactttattttaaaattattaaatttattaatattaaattaaattatttatctaatgttttaatttattttgttaattataattatttaattttttatttattatattatttatttagtcaTCTAACTCAaccaaaatttcggcagcataacatcTATATTCTAACATATCCGAAAAATTTAAAACCTTGCAAAAAATactcataaaattcccaaaacattcacaatatacatattattaatcaaattcaaataaaacaCATGATACaattttatacacatatataattaTATCACTAAACACATCTTACTTTCTACAcacattcacatattaattaaattaattaaaccaataacataattaaaaaataaatacattgatGCCACAAAATTATATATACCCGAGTGGCCGAATTTCCAAGAGAAactccttcaatttctacacaaaatcaacccaaataattaaatttaaacaaaattaaatcaacttaatctatatatgtatatataaatgcaCAATTATAAGCTAGCTATGAGTGTTTTGGCTTAATTTGTCACCATAAACAAACCTCAAATGCTTAGGTTGTGTTGTGCCAATTTTTCCCTGGTTAGCATATCAGGAAAATCAAAGAAATCAAAATGTGATAACAAAATTTCATCtcagaaaaatcaaagaaataaataaaaaactttcGGACCAACAACtcaaatattatacatatatttatatcatCACACACAATCCACAAACAAAATCAACACCCAATTCCAACAACCCAAACTTTTGGaccaaatacatatatatatattatacataatacatatataatatataaaaaaaatgttattttgcaAATTTCAAGATGGTTCATTTTCGGACCAACACAACGAAAAGCCTTCCCAATTAACCCAGCTCACCCACCACTGAGTCAACTCACCCACCACCACTCTCGAAGCCTGCTCACCTCTTTCGCGTCTGCACCCCATCCTCTACCAACAACAAGACTCGCCCGAGTCATGACTCCACTCGAACCTATCCGCCTCCGAGTTCCAACTCACCCACAAGTTCTTCCTTCAGATCAGCAACAAGTTCCCTCAAACCGACCCACTTTTCAAACACTCCTCGGTCTCCTTCAACAATATGCTCCTCAGTCCCGGaccaaatacatatatatatatatattatacataatatatatataaaatcagagaatattttatatattataaatatatatatacatatatataaaagcaatatatatatatactgagttgggTTTCGGCCTTACCTGGGCTTCGGCGTCTGAGAGGTCTGGAGCAGCTCAGCAGGGAGTCGGAGCAGTCAGATCGGAGTGGACAGGGCGTTTGGGAGAGAAGAAGGGGAGTAGGCTGAAGAgggaataaaaagaaaataaaaatgaggGATACATTTGGGGATATAACTTATACTGACAcctatattaggggcgacatgttgCCCCTAATAAATTTCAGTCCCCGCCAAAATTTCCCTCTATATTATAGTCAAACTATCTCAACATCAGGGGtacgtcgcccctaatatttttttacaatatcaggggcgactaatgatgtgtcgcccctgatttctGGAATATCATGGGCGAcatatagtcgcccctaatagAGTCGCCtctaaaaatattatttcttgtagtgggaggtgcaatttcttagggttccaagaaacaaacttgtatatctcattccactatagAAGCAGAGATTATAGCTCTAGctactaccggcaaagaggctgaatggttaagggatctgttgatagagatacccctaatcaaagagaatgtatccattatatcgatacattgtgatagccaagcgacgctggctagagcatacaacggagtgtataatgggaagtctagacatattagtctaagatatggatatgtaagagaattgattcaaagaggagtcatctcaatatcctatgtgagaacaagtgaaaatctggcagatcctttcactaagccactatcgagggatttagtggctacatcatctcgagggatgggatttaaactccctaaagagattcacgattgatggtaacccaTCTTAACACTAgctattcaactagtgttaggttcaataggtaacaacaagtcaatcaagtgaatattagttgtactcaaaacaagtcccatctgagatattgagtacttgtgagttaccaagttaagggttaaaaccgaaagggtttttttttatagaatttagtcttgtgaagacaagtatttttggtaacaaaatactgcaagaattctacctatatggacctaggggtggtgctgcctctcatgagaattgggagtattcttaagaacgtccatgaatggaaagtgcacatggccattaacgatgcaaagcaagacatagagatctcaagtgaacatcctaaaggtgtgtgtgttatcaccgatttgttatcattaaaagatggttcaatgcctagtgcaaccaaattttcgacgaattttgtgataattacactatagtaaagttcaagttgaaaaacaggTTCAGTGTCAGGGTTCTCAGTGTCTGATCTAACAGGTTCTTTTGATGTATCGGGCGTCCTGGGCGCCATATTGTTGGGATAGTAGtgtgtttcttctattcaggctctcaatgaaagcactaaaaatgttgaccacgattttggccaacgacgggTAAACATCAAAATGAaagtaagccttgaatagaaaataacgacacaaataattttatagtggtttagccccaatttgttggtaatagcctaatccacttggagttgtgatatatgaagcctacacttaagatcagatggacctgagccaactgagtttctcaagtgtaagtagaaaaatacaaagtttctctctctagagaatacaagctttcccTCTCTAAGTTCTCTtggaaaatgccccaagaatgtcccaaataacagtcccaaagtctcaaaattagagagtttcCGAGTATaaaaaaagatcagatcccccaatgatgccatgagctctttatttataggctcaaggatcgtacatgaaaaatacCCTAATGATTCTGAAGgatccttggttgtttcaaccaacttcaattaatcaaataataaacaaattaaaattacaacaatattgcTATTACTTCGGAATATTTGAAAGATTCGCGCAGTAGTTGCAAGTTATTCatgttgaagttgttactgaggttcTATAAAGAAATCACTTGGCAATTAACTCTTGAAATTTTGACACATCCGGTCGGCTACACCCTCAATTTGACATAactggtcggatgaaacccattTATGGGAGGACTGGTCGAATGAACTCCATTCTTGAGATGCCTGGTCGGATGAAACCTATTTCTGAGATGACTAGTCGGATGAAATACGTTCCTGAGATGAATGGTCAGATGAAACCCATTCCTGAGATGATTGGTCGGCCAAACCATGTGTCTAGTTGGGTGAGACTTCCCCCTGACTTGACAAAAGTATTTTCCAGTCGGGTAGATCATTTTCTGCCACCTGTCACCTCTGATTGCCACGTTATCAAAATGAAATTTTAGGGATTACATTTTGAAATTTCGAAAATCAAGCTCACACTTTCCTTTTATAGTGCAAAAATTCAGTTTGTAGTGTAAACAAGAAAACCCTCATTAATTCACCATAATTCAATCCTCTTTAGAGATTTAATTTTATGAAATCATAAACATCTCACCACACATCCATTTCACACACACCAGAATCCCCAAGGCTTAGTCACTCACACATGTGCacacattatcatataattatatcaAGGCATaaataagtaattaaataaaggtaagtaaataaataaataaaagaataactaTTGTAGTAAATAAGGTGACACCTAATTAAACAAGTAAACAATACATTATataagaatattaaaataatataataaaataattaaattaaaaataaaagaattaaataaattaaaatgtctGTGTTCGGATATTACAACTGATGTAAGAAGCAGTCTCGGGATGAACAACAAATCAAAGTCTAAACCTTTTCCCTTCTTGAACCTCGACGATCTGACGTCGAAAATGAGCACTTATGTCTTCACGCTCTATTCGCTCTTTGTACTCGTGAATGAGCCTTTGCTTTCATGAAAGCGGAGACTCAGCTCGAGAGAGGGAGTTCAATAAGGTATGGCGTAGTCGGCCCCCACCAATTCTTCTCGGAAGACTGCATCATCTAAGAATAAAGAGAAAGGTGAGGGCCTGTCACTTAAAATAAGTAGGAAAAAATAATCAGGTAAAGATATCTCGAAATTCGAGCTGAGATAGGCTCGAAGTAATGAGAGAGTCATATAGAATAATTCAGGTCATTATAGGCTCGAAACATCGAGGTAAAGCCCACCTACAGTGGGAAGTTAATTTCTATTTTGGGTTGTCACAATTTTCTAGGGAAAATGGGCAGTTACCCAAAATGGGGCAATTGTCGGTTCGTGTGCATTTAAACCCTACTCATAAAACCCTATTTTTTGCACTACACAGAATCTACAGCCTATGACTTATTAACCCAATATaaaccactttttttttttttcaaaatcctTCATTCAAAACAGATCAAAACACCATTTTCCCCCAAATATATCAAAAACATATAGAATATGTGTGTGTgatgttgacgctgtttttcatcaacttaaatcgcagagcaattaaaaaatatatactacgGTGAGAACGAATAGTAAAGAGGAACAAGaaggtttttatgtggttcagcagttaaatctaccttagtccacgagtctgtattattaggacttagagttttctggaaattcttcaaggatgaattaccCAAAGTTTTCTCTCAAAATCTCAGATTATCGATCCCCCTACAAATGgtcattccttctctatttatagggaaggttacagagtccgttcccacatatttcgagaatATATTTTGtgtatcaatttaaaataatgacattaaatgctatatcttctatatacaaggaaacgtcccctgaaaacccgggaatgaataacaaactaaatgatatccccataatattgggattttacaacaataaatatgttcacacatacACAACGGGTTATCCTAGGTGATTCATCGAATCTTCGGGGTTAGTGATCAACATTGTGACTGTTAAGACTTCCGGACTTGTTACGAACTTGCCATTTACTCCAAGACCTACTTGGGGCAAATAAATACTATCgaggctatcacactcgagcttaaACTTCTTAAGCTCGGGCTGCTCAATCTGAAGGCACTCGATAACGAATGTATCCCGATGTCATGCCATTTCGAGCCTAGAAAGAATCCCTAGGTTacgtcttcgaggttgccattttacttcggaggttttacaactggaccatacaaagtgtttcatatatttcgagctcatacttgatggatccagttttcgaggtcataatctatggtctcgaaatctggctgtaacagtttgccccctcaaaagtattagttcgaatcctatgagagggaaacttttgaactacttccattgggaaccgtaccgtcaaatacactcaagtgtggacacgcgtcagttagGTATTAGccaatcaaagtacttgagtgccttgaaactctgcccacGTTCGTTCacctgccaactttatggtactATCATTTCCTTTGTCCCTAGCCGTCAtatctgatacggaatctggccgaTGGCCCAAATTAGTTAAACTTTTAACATTCCTAGGGGTCTATAAATATATCCTCATTCGTCTTCCCCATTTTTCTTTCACGTTCAAATTCTCAGAGAGAAAAAATCAGAAACTTCTTTGCCCAgtccttgcatgttctccaagccgataAGACAAAGCAACGGTGGCCTCTTTGATTATGTGAGATCGTATTTGCAGCCGCTTATACAATCATCAATTTCTCTGTTTCCGCCGATCatattgtgtaagttttctgttcatgGCTTCGTATGTCCGTATATATGCATTATTTTCATGCACGCTTATATTGTTGCACTGTTGGTCCACTCATTAGTTTAGCGCACTAAAATGCTTCTGCTGATATATATTAGACTTAAGTTCTAACATCAAGGGTTCCAAACCCAGATCATGCGTACAAGACCCAAATATGGTTCTTTCACTGAGTTTTTGAATTTCGGATAacatatcttgtacaccaagatattgggtacaaaattaggGC
The genomic region above belongs to Humulus lupulus chromosome 1, drHumLupu1.1, whole genome shotgun sequence and contains:
- the LOC133779372 gene encoding uncharacterized protein LOC133779372 is translated as MENRRKVQLNIVEVGTVLSEEKASFLLSAHTNDAVKKAILGIPSVKAPGPDGYPSCFFQDNWELVGNDVCSAVLDFLHTGNLLKELNTTSLILISKIKCPTDIGDFRPIACCNVVYKVATKLICSQLRSILPYLIAENHGGFIKGRYIGHNIMVCQDLVRHYGRKSSKPSCMIKLDLRKAYDTVEWDFLEEMLRAFRFSEKFIQHIMICLRNPRYSIMLNGAIHEYFTAKRGLRQGDPMSPLLFVLGMEYLTGIMRKIGQKPDFRYHDRCATFELNHLCFADDVLLFCHGDFKSIYLLLQGLKLFSQSSGLHPNEAKSAIYCNGMDSREVQRVLAVSGFAHSKLPFRYLGIPINSKKLLAAECELLLDKMIMILPKRILQKVTSICRAFLWKCAFEYMGPGYVAWDSLCKPKKEGCLGFQNVIEWNQAAIGKYVWAVAAKQDNLWIKWVHHVYLGGVDWWSYEAPPSSSWYWKKIVAVKNKYKQCFDLQMFSTGTYKIMKGYQKLCPVFESMNWHCRVLNDLKAWLHWKAKSVSLQNLISNIRHSRHNRFKKGVFTATVAAMTNPYLIESWKEYHWKKATNDFVNDDARQDYMLPVLDSDNIYGASSSQPLAPTHPSMDGAAPSQHMVPPYMYGATPYPWPIPPSSQQSYPYMYGSGSFTLPPQYPWPMPPPQQPQLQPPQRPQLQQEDNREDDEASD